A genomic segment from Notolabrus celidotus isolate fNotCel1 unplaced genomic scaffold, fNotCel1.pri scaffold_243_arrow_ctg1, whole genome shotgun sequence encodes:
- the LOC117809289 gene encoding toll-like receptor 13, with protein sequence MTPRPLSSSTSLLCLLLLLFPPSRPYSLKTCVVEYSLNLQVISVTCADRDLSAVPDDVPKNATSLDLNSNNISTVNRTGFSRLSKLGSLQLQFNRLSHLEDRVFEDLVSLRRLDLGANSLQNLTDDVFQGLNLLEDLSVEKNRLTYISPLVFQPLPRLKTVNLCSNGLHQLSIIASILQLPLITELKAGFNRFASFQFDNPPLNASNLRTLWFNGNPLKRFGVTRDILPRLESLDVSYSTGGLEWKVRDRVFLRSLRSLYLYGTVVSFETYRVILQSAFAVRYLMLAGMTEWIYGGLLKEACRMPALENLDLTSNDIHVLNDTLLQPCSEITELTLSGNVMVDLSEDSLRPLKRLRSISLDYNFLPKVPLAVRGLSTLKVLGLSSNDIRELHCSDFQNLTALRHLYLQKNRISILRGCAFEDLKELLHLNLRSNPVYALQDTFKVSLGNLRILYMGMNSLRSVEKHSFRGLPYLFSLDLESTEICGVENETFYGLHDLKTLVLTPYTLKRDMFRGMPNLTRLTLFLPVFNSLEQQIDPDPPFSDLPFLENLKIYNSNKFTITILPNLLSGLRHLQNFAALRFFPGTPHPDTFSYTPHLTSLQITSSNVSDPKPELLQPLPNLQTLDLSQNMLRSLDFLTRAILSALRWLSLRDNQLTVINKTLLRSLPALTYLDLSGNPFTCDCLNIGFIKWVKTSNQTQVVHGHQYTCYFPLGTQGTKLLDFDVRSCKMDVDFLCFVSSSCLVVLTLLTSFIFHFLRWQILYAFYLLMAFLYDSRKRRQGAPHLAYDAFVSFNVHDEAWVYGEMLPVLEGEQGWRLCLHHRDFQPGKPIIENIMDAIYSSRKTICVISRSYLQSEWCSREFQMASFRLFDEQKDVLILLFLEEIPDQHLSPYYRMRKLVKKRTYLSWPKAGKHTGVFWQNVRRALETGDGPTEDSNLLTASVALED encoded by the exons ATGACACCTcgccccctctcttcctccacctccctcctgtgtctcctcctcctcctcttccctccctctcgGCCTTACTCTCTGAAGACCTGCGTGGTGGAGTACTCTCTAAACCTGCAGGTTATTTCGGTGACGTGTGCAGACCGTGACCTCTCCGCCGTCCCGGATGACGTCCCTAAAAATGCGACATCTCTAGATTTAAACTCCAACAACATTTCCACGGTCAACAGGACCGGATTCAGCCGGTTATCTAAGCTCGGTTCTTTACAGCTGCAATTCAACCGTCTCTCTCACTTAGAGGACCGGGTGTTTGAAGACTTGGTGTCGTTAAGAAGACTTGATTTGGGCGCTAATTCTCTTCAGAACCTGACGGATGACGTGTTTCAAGGACTGAACCTGTTAGAGGATCTGTCTGTGGAGAAAAACCGACTCACGTACATCTCCCCTCTGGTCTTTCAGCCCCTCCCCCGGTTAAAGACCGTGAACCTGTGCTCCAACGGTCTTCATCAGCTCAGTATTATAGCGTCTATTCTACAGCTTCCACTCATCACCGAACTCAAGGCGGGATTCAACCGCTTCGCCTCGTTCCAGTTCGACAACCCGCCTCTGAACGCGTCCAACCTCAGAACTCTCTGGTTCAACGGGAATCCGCTGAAAAGGTTCGGCGTCACGAGAGACATCCTCCCTCGCCTGGAGTCTCTGGATGTGTCCTACAGCACGGGCGGCCTGGAGTGGAAGGTAAGGGACCGGGTCTTCCTGAGGAGCTTGAGGAGTTTGTATTTATACGGCACCGTGGTCAGCTTTGAGACGTACAGAGTGATTCTGCAGAGCGCCTTCGCCGTGCGGTACCTCATGCTGGCCGGTATGACCGAGTGGATCTATGGGGGTCTCCTCAAAGAGGCGTGCCGGATGCCTGCTTTAGAAAACCTGGATCTGACTTCCAACGACATCCACGTCTTGAACGACACGCTGCTGCAGCCCTGCTCTGAAATCACTGAGCTAACGTTATCCGGGAACGTCATGGTCGACCTTTCGGAGGATTCGCTCAGGCCGCTGAAGCGACTCAGGTCAATAAGTCTGGACTACAACTTCCTACCCAAAGTGCCGCTCGCCGTCAGAGGCCTCTCCACTCTTAAAGTCCTCGGTCTAAGCTCCAATGACATCAGAGAGCTACACTGCTCGGACTTCCAGAACCTGACGGCGCTGCGGCACCTGTACCTTCAGAAGAACCGGATCTCGATCCTCAGAGGTTGTGCTTTTGAAGACTTGAAGGAGCTGCTGCATCTGAATCTTCGGTCCAACCCggtgtacgctctgcaggacaCCTTCAAAGTCAGTCTGGGTAACCTCCGGATCCTCTACATGGGCATGAATTCATTACGGTCCGTGGAGAAACACAGCTTCAGAGGACTCCCGTACCTCTTCTCTTTGGACTTAGAATCCACCGAGATCTGTGGAGTGGAGAACGAGACCTTCTATGGACTGCATGATCTGAAGACTCTGGTTCTGACCCCTTACACTCTGAAAAGAGACATGTTCAGAGGAATGCCAAACCTAACACGCCTCACGCTCTTCCTCCCCGTTTTCAACAGCCTGGAGCAACAGATAGACCCTGACCCCCCTTTCTCCGACCTGCCCTTTCTGGAGAACCTCAAGATCTACAACAGCAACAAGTTCACCATCACCATCCTACCAAACCTCCTCAGCGGTCTACGTCACTTACAGAACTTCGCAGCTCTGAGGTTTTTCCCTGGGACGCCACACCCCGACACATTTTCCTACACCCCTCACCTGACGAGTCTTCAGATCACTAGCAGCAACGTCTCAGATCCAAAACCTGAGCTGCTGCAGCCACTACCAAACCTGCAGACTCTGGATCTGTCCCAGAATATGCTCAGGTCTTTGGATTTCCTAACACGGGCCATCCTGTCCGCGCTCCGCTGGTTGAGCCTGAGAGACAACCAGCTGACGGTGATCAACAAGACGCTGCTCCGGTCTCTCCCTGCGCTGACATACCTGGACCTTTCAGGGAACCCTTTCACCTGTGACTGCCTCAACATCGGCTTCATCAAGTGGGTGAAGACCAGCAACCAGACTCAGGTGGTTCACGGTCACCAGTACACCTGTTACTTTCCTCTGGGTACACAGGGAACCAAGCTGCTGGACTTTGATGTCCGGTCCTGTAAGATGGACGTGGACTTCCTCTGCTTTGTCTCCAGCTCTTGTCTGGTCGTGCTGACTCTCCTCACGTCTTTTATCTTCCACTTCCTGAGGTGGCAGATCCTCTACGCCTTCTACCTCCTCATGGCTTTCCTTTACgacagcaggaagaggaggcaggGAGCTCCTCACCTCGCCTACGACGCCTTCGTCTCCTTCAACGTCCACGACGAGGCCTGGGTCTACGGAGAGATGCTGCCTGTGCTGGAGGGAGAGCAGGGCTGGAGACTCTGTCTGCATCACAGAGACTTCCAACCAG GTAAACCCATCATAGAGAACATCATGGACGCCAtctacagcagcaggaagaCCATCTGTGTGATCAGTCGGAGCTACCTGCAGAGCGAGTGGTGCTCCAGAGAGTTCCAGATGGCCAG CTTCCGTCTCTTTGACGAGCAGAAGGACGTCTTGATCCTGCTGTTCCTGGAGGAGATCCCGGACCAGCATCTGTCTCCGTACTACCGCATGAGGAAGCTGGTGAAGAAGCGCACCTACCTGAGCTGGCCGAAAGCCGGCAAACACACGGGAGTCTTCTGGCAGAACGTACGGAGAGCTCTGGAGACCGGGGACGGTCCTACTGAGGACTCAAACCTGCTCACAGCCAGCGTGGCTCTGGAGGACTGA
- the LOC117809291 gene encoding L-rhamnose-binding lectin CSL3-like, translating into MAFLQEVVSVLLLTVFCCITNTTPEKALTCDLQDPAQRLTCDGGLILVQSVEVSHREAEVCVDGGRPDLRQAQVCSSTPVLHIMRKRCDGRHGCWVPMDSCHAARPCLTRCVWMETTYTCEAGRIHYVCQRRRATLYCGDQVIKVLMANYGRTSTRLCRYRAPRSQPPSTSCRLSNTLQVMADRCDGRHVCSVRASNQIFSNPCPGTKKYLKYSYTCVDPAGKSED; encoded by the exons ATGGCGTTCCTCCAGGAAGTCGTCTCTGTTCTCC tgctCACAGTGTTCTGCTGCATCACAAACACCACACCAG AGAAAGCACTGACCTGTGACCTTCAGGACCCGGCTCAGAGGCTGACCTGCG atGGCGGTCTGATCCTGGTGCAGAGCGTGGAGGTGAGTCACAGAGAGGCGGAGGTTTGTGTGGACGGTGGTCGTCCAGACCTCCGTCAGGCTCAGGTTTGCTCCTCCACCCCGGTCCTTCACATCATGAGGAAGAG GTGTGATGGACGCCACGGGTGTTGGGTTCCCATGGATTCGTGTCACGCAGCTCGACCCTGCTTGACCAGGTGTGTCTGGATGGAGACCACATACACCTGTGAGGCTGGGA gaATCCATTATGTGTGTCAGAGACGGAGGGCGACTCTTTACTGtg GTGATCAGGTGATCAAGGTGTTGATGGCGAACTACGGCAGGACCAGTACCCGGCTGTGTCGGTACCGCGCCCCCCGCAGTCAGCCGCCCAGCACCTCCTGTCGCCTCTCTAACACTCTGCAGGTGATGGCCGACAG gtgtgatggcagacatgtttgttctGTCCGAGCCTCAAACCAGATCTTCTCTAACCCCTGTCCTGGGACCAAGAAGTACCTGAAGTACTCCTACACCTGCGTGGATCCAG CAGGAAAATCTGAGGACTGA